A single region of the Gossypium arboreum isolate Shixiya-1 chromosome 12, ASM2569848v2, whole genome shotgun sequence genome encodes:
- the LOC108476960 gene encoding chlorophyll a-b binding protein 7, chloroplastic-like has protein sequence MATVCASSAVTAVAISSPSSQRSGSVVRTTKASFLTGKKLRSVKKYTKPAAVRTVPVCAVADPDRPLWFPGSTPPPWLDGSLPGDFGFDPLGLGSDPETLRWNVQAELVHCRWAMLGAAGIFIPEFLTKIGILNTPSWYSAGTEEYFTDTTTLFIVELIFIGWAEGRRWADILKPGCVNTDPIFPNNKLTGTDVGYPGGLWFDPLGWGTGSPEKIKELRTKEIKNGRLAMLAVMGAWFQHIYTGTGPIDNLFDHLADPGHATIFAAFTPK, from the exons ATGGCCACTGTTTGTGCTTCTTCTGCCGTTACAGCCGTTGCCATCTCATCCCCCAG TTCCCAGAGGAGTGGATCAGTAGTGAGGACAACAAAGGCTTCTTTCCTTACAGGGAAGAAACTTCGATCAGTCAAAAAGTACACAAAACCAGCAGCAGTCCGAACCGTTCCGGTGTGTGCAGTGGCTGACCCCGACCGACCTCTTTGGTTCCCAGGCAGTACTCCTCCTCCATGGCTCGATGGCAGCCTCCCTGGAGACTTCGGTTTTGATCCTCTAGGCCTTG gaTCAGACCCTGAGACCTTGAGATGGAACGTACAGGCAGAGCTCGTCCATTGCAGATGGGCAATGTTAGGAGCCGCTGGGATTTTCATCCCAGAGTTCCTAACCAAAATTGGCATTTTAAACACTCCATCATGGTACTCTGCTGGAACCGAGGAATACTTCACTGACACCACCACCCTCTTCATCGTTGAGCTTATTTTCATCGGGTGGGCAGAAGGGAGAAGATGGGCTGACATTCTCAAGCCTGGGTGCGTAAACACTGACCCCATCTTCCCTAACAACAAGCTCACGGGCACCGATGTTGGGTACCCTGGTGGGCTGTGGTTCGACCCTCTAGGTTGGGGAACTGGTTCCCCTGAGAAGATCAAGGAGTTGAGGACTAAAGAGATCAAGAATGGTCGATTGGCTATGTTGGCGGTAATGGGTGCTTGGTTCCAACACATCTATACTGGCACTGGACCCATTGACAACCTTTTCGACCACCTCGCCGATCCTGGTCACGCCACCATTTTTGCT GCTTTCACTCCCAAGTGA